The window TCTGTAAAATTACGGGTAAACACTTAGTTAAGAGTatgtaaaattacattttttgtttaagaaCGAATATAAATCTGATAAAAGTGACCACGTGACCAAAAATTtacgacaaaaaaaacaaaagataaatagATTTGAAAGATTTAAAAGATTTAAAAGGATGAGAGAAATTTTttacactctctctctcactaaAGGTTTCCCAAATtagtgttttaaaattatacttgttttaatataaaaaagatattttataagaagatacactaaAAACTCTACAAACTAATAATATTgggattatattattttattaatttacaaaataaaatagtgtatgaaatatgtttttagatataacttaaaaaaaaattatcagaaCTATATTAAAGTGTtataatatgaattttattgtgaatataaaataaataatatgatttttgtttgtatttatataaactatatataaattattaattatgatattaacgaaactatataatttttttgaatcttttctattttcaaccgaattttttttataagtgtgctgttattattaatttatagagtttctatcttattatgattttttttggtaaaaatgtcaAGTATCTTATTAGGATTTTATGAAAGCCTAATGGGCATTTCTTCACGGCGGCGCAAATCCATGGCTTGTATTTCTCTTCTCGCCACCGGTCGATTAACCTGAGGTAACCGCGCCGCGCCTGAGAATAGTATAAGCTCCTCTTCTTGTCATGTAAGCTCGTGTTAATTCCTTTGTCTTGCTCCGTTCAATTTTTATtcctttcatatttttttctccttttttgaGACTGTGGGCGAATTGAGTTTCgttgtttctctttttcttgTTCGATTGAATACATATGTTTCATTTAACTATTAGAACAAGGAGTTCTagtcttgtttttcttttccccGTTGGTGTTTtgatcattatattttttttttgggcaggCTATATGAAACATTCGATTCTTGAAAAGATATTTGCATTTGAATGAAAAAGGTTGTCACACACACTTGAATGGCAATTGCTTTTGCTCGTACTCTTCAAAGAGCTTCTTCATCTCTTCTTAGATCTTCATATCCACTTCTCATTTCCGCCAGGTTCGTATCTCTTAAGACCATACAACATATAGTTATGTCCTCAAATGTGCTTATATTGTTCCCCACCAGGTCTATTCCTCAGAGCCGAGACCTTGCTTGTTCAACATCGACATTCTTTCAACCGACCATCTCAACGATATGCAGAAGAAACTTCAGTCATGGGACGGTGAACCTAGTGATATCAGAAGGGAAACCCAAGTTCGAAACACGGGAGCTTGATCCTCCCAAGAAATGGAAGTGGCTGACCAAAAAGAGACTGAAGCTGAAAAgaaagaaggagagagaggaaaGAAACGCAGCCAACAGGAAAGACCCACGAAGACTTACCGTCaaggggaagaagaagaggaagttcGCTAATCCAGAGGAAAGAATAAAGCATAAGCTTGAAAGAGCCAAGATCAAAGAAGCGTCGTTGGTTGAGAAACTGAAACGGTATGAAGTTGCTAAAGTGCAGGGACCCGAGGTTCGACCCCATGAGATTACAGGAGAGGAACGTTTCTACTTGAAGAAAATGGGTCAGAAAAGATCTAACTATGTTCCCATTGGGAGAAGAGGAGTGTTTGGTGGTGTTATTCTGAACATGCATATGCATTGGAAGAAACATGAAACCGTTAAGGTCATTTGCAATAATAGTAAGCCTGGACAAGTGCAGCAGTACGCGGAGGAGCTTGCTAAGCTGAGTGGTGGTGTGCCTGTTAACATAATCGGCGATGATACAATCGTATTTTATAGAGGGAAAGGTTATGTTCAGCCAAAAGTTATGTCTCCTATCGATACATTGTCCAAGAAAAGGGTAAGTCCATCAAAGTTGTTATTAGCCTTGGCATCTGGTTGTATCACTCTGAATGAAGTCTACTCTTGTGTGCTAGTTTCTAACatggttttgtttcttttgcaggcttatgagaaatcaaagtatGAGCAGTCCCTTGAGTCTGTGAGACACTTCATAGCGATTGCAGAGAAGGAGCTTGAACTATACTACAGACATGTTGCTCTTTATGATGACCCGAGTAACAGAAATCCTCTTTCGGTTTTGGATGATTCTCCATTGGATTCATGTGATCACCACCGGAATAGGCTTTATATGAGTTGTTCGGATACTGAAGCTGACtctgaagatgaagaggaaagTGATGAAGAAGCTCAGTGAATTAGAGAATGATTCTGCTTCTTCAAAAGAAGAGTTGTCTGAAACTGGTAGGTAAATTGGACTTCTAGACATTGGTTTGTATGTCTAGTCATAAACAAAAGGCAGAAATGAAATTATTTCTTGTTGAAAAGTTGCTAAATTAAAGCCGTTCTATTAAGTTTTTAGCAGTGTATTATAGAGATGCATTTACACAACCGGAGACCTTTGGCAGCATCAAAACTTTTCCAATTTGAAAACTAATAGAGATGGATGAATATCAAGTTCTCAAGTAGAAAAAACATTCAGTTAGGTGAATTGTTGTTAAAACATGACATATGATAACTCTGTTATAAATGGGTATAAAGCCCAAAAATATATTTCGTTATGACAAGTGGCAACTGCTCCAGAAGTatcaaaattttcattattttcttcattttttaattataaatataattaaaactttatattaatttttttaaaaattaaaagaacttAGTCtgttttttaaatgattacTATATGCGTTCAAATCTCACAGGATTTATGTGATCACAGAACTTAGGTAAAAAAAATGTTGCATCCCATTGTAAAATAAAACGAAATAGTATCTtaactcaaaataaaataaaataagaggaAACCAATGAAAATAGGTGAGCGACTTGTGAATGTGAATGTGAATGTGAATGTGAATGATGAGAATGAGGTGGCTACGCTAATAGTACCAAACACGGACGATTCGTAGAAACGCGTGTcacatgttgttgttgttggcttATTAGTTGAGACAGCGACAATAGTATCGTGTATCCCCAACGCTCTCCATTTATAACATATGAATAACTGATaataattcattttttatttggtgTTAATAAATCCTAATTCGTTTGGTTGATAACAAACAAATCCTGgttaaaaaacaagaaaacatagcaaaataatattttatttcatatctAACCATTAGTTTAGTGGCTTGTGCTAGTACATTATTGTGTAATGACTAATTCAAAATCAGCATATTCTCTTTTTGACTGTTCATatcacaatatttttttgttaattttaggcCTAACCACCTAACCATTCGATTTTAGTTTGATCTGGTTCGTTTAGTTCTAGTtggtttttcaatttttaatttttagaaatatatgaatcatttggttatttataaaatttagttttattttgatTTGGTTATTTCGGTTCGGTACAGATAACGATGCAAAGAACTAGTTAGTATTCTATAAAATTCTGTTTCAGTTCAATTCCGATTTTTGGATAACTGGAATAGGAAATCAATTCTTTTTAGGTtttcatattaaataaatttaaatatttctgataaaaaaattatgtgggTGATCTAGTTCTTTCGAGTATTTCCGATAACTTAAAAAAAGTTAGATAAAAACTATTTAGTTTCTtggatattttggtttataaatagcatttaaaaaatatttggtaaCTTGagatatcatttatatttttaaatacatatactatatttttagACATTTGGGTCTTTATTTAGTTTTCTGTTCTGTTACAGTTTGATTCTAGTTTTACGGTTTAAGAAATATAAGAATCACGCGGATAAACATCGGTTAGTTTGGAGTTGTTTTTTTTCAGCTTGGTTTTGGTTTAGTTGTAGGTTTTCTGTTTATTTATTCTGGTCTAATTCAATGTAATATTAAGGTACATTTACATTTTTAGCGGAAGAGAATAAAAGGCGACAAATAATAGTAGTAGACACACCGACAGATATTGCAATTATTAACGTGTCGAAAGTCAATTTACGATGATTCTTTCTTTTAGAAAAGAGGAAACAGTTTTtcgataaaaaaagaaaagaaagagaaaacagTCTCAGTGGGACGTAGTCGTCAGACTCGGAGCTATGACCATAGTCTATCTAAAGTTTTGGGAATCGGAACCAAATATCTCACGGTGAGGTGTGTGTGtaagtatgtgtgtgtgtgtgaggcTTTTCTTATCAAATATCTTGTGGTGGataattttgttaatttgttttgtttgactCATATTGTGAAGtttacataaaatacattagttttttttttttttataaaatacattagtTGATCAACTCACACTTAATGATTTTGAGAGTTATAAACACATGGATTTGCTCAAAAAATAAACACATGGATTTTGTCATTTTTGACATGGCATCAAATTGGCGTTGTAACTTATCTTTCTTTCATGTAaagttaaaactattttttatattttaaataaaatgcttcttaagttttttttttatagttgttaTATTTTCTGGTAAAAGTTAGCTGTGATACACTATTTAATTACTTTTACGTtatcttaaataaattttctttaataaagtaaaaatttaaatataatacgTTATAAATATTATGATGAATGTTAATGAGATATAAATTAATGAAACATAAATAATGGTtgctaaatttttatttttatatttaacctaaaaatattacaaaattgtttcattttatatactaataaaaaatttagtgtaaaaatgaatttaattcttttttgaaggtaacaaaaaaatttaatcattCTAATTCTTAAAGTGAGAATTCAGAACAAAAGGTCACTTCAGaaatcattttaatatttaatatgaaagctcaaaaaataatagtatagacagataaatatttgattatcgtataaaatctatttattatttatttattagaaaataaataaatggtatatattgtaaatatttattttataagaactGTGGTTATAAGAATCAAATTTCAAATTACTCTGAAGAACAGCTTAGTAAAAAGCCAAAACTGCACTCTCGTAAGTCATAGTTGCCATTTTCTTCGTCTCATCTAAATATCCGGTAGCTTTCTCGACCACTAACCACCACAGGTATCTCCTTGTTGTcaaacaaaactaataaatcATGGGTCCACTGTCACATATAACTCTGAGAAGCACTAGATAATTACCAAACCTCATTATTCCTCTCTCCGGACATGGCCTTTATAATAGTAGTAACTTCTTCCTGTCTCAGTTACTATACGCCCGTCTTCATCACTTCACAACTGATCTTGATTAAAACATTAATTACACACTAATCATTTTAATCTTCCGCCCGCCATAAATCTTGAAGAAAATCAGGGAAGACGATCTGATAAAACGTATACGCATTAGCATATCAATCATCTGCGTAACGCCATTTTCACCCTCGGAAGAAGCAAACAATGCGGTAACAACCACATATTATCCAGAAAGGAACCCAATGTCTATCTATCTTCTAACAATTTTCTGAATATATATGTTGTATACATCTGTATAGTTGATTATTATCATctggaagaaagaagaagagaaaatgcAGTAACACAAAGCGGCAAAGAAACAGGTGATTCAGAAACTAAagcgaaaaaaaaaaagacgggaGTCGAATCTATCTTGAAATCGAACTGGAAATGGTAAGAGTTAGGAAGATAGAGATTGtatcttgtcttcttcttcagatAGTGGTGGCGGCTACGGCGGCCAATGTAACTTACGACCACCGTGCTCTTGTGATCGACGGGAAAAGGAAGATTCTGATCTCTGGCTCCATTCACTATCCAAGAAGTACTCCAGAGGTAAGTCTACTCTATACATACGGTTatgtatgtgtgtatatatgtgACAGGCTGGATAACAGAGGACGGTGGCTTTGTTGTAGATGTGGCCCGACCTTATACAAAAATCCAAGGACGGTGGCTTGGACGTTATAGAAACTTACGTTTTCTGGAATGGTCACGAGCCTCATAAAAACAAGGTCCTTTCCATTTTGGGTTTTGTGCTTGATTCTagtttttgttaaatttattattaccgatgcctaaaaaaacattataatatctttaatttctttttttttttgcagtacAATTTTGAAGGAAGATACGATTTAGTCAAATTTGTGAAGCTTGTGGCCAAGGCTGGTCTCTATGTTCATCTACGAATCGGTCCGTACGCTTGCGCAGAATGGAATTACGGGTAACAAtaattgtgtgtgtttttttgggGGTAAattctgttttatttttattaattctaaaatgGTTGGATTTTGTGGAACAGAGGTTTCCCAGTATGGCTACATTTTATTCCTGGGATTAAGTTTCGAACTGATAACGAGCCATTTAAGGTATACATGGTTAGGTGACTTATGTGttccttttctttttcagtTGGTTATTATGTCAGCAAATGTTTAAACTTCTAGTAGTTAAtgacataaataaatttatacacTTGTGTTTGCAGGCAGAAATGCAGCGATTCACTGCCAAGATTGTTGATCTGATGAAGCAAGAAAAGCTATACGCATCACAAGGAGGTCCAATCATTCTCTCCcaggtttttttttatcatgttGAAAACAAAATTCTGATTTCTAACTGTAACATTTTCTGAGGATTTTCTCATTTTCTGTTTTCATTATATGGATGTCAGATTGAAAATGAGTATGGAAATGTTGATTCATCTTATGGTGCTGCTGGTAAAAGTTATATGAAGTGGTCTGCTTCTATGGCTCTTTCACTAGATACTGGTGTACCCTGGAACATGTGCCAACAAGGAGATGCTCCTGATCCAATTGTCAGTTTCTCAATGTTCCATTGCTTTAGAGTCTTGACTGAGTGAATAGTAAGCAAGTTTGATTGAGAGatattctttcttttgttttcttggtAGATCAACACATGCAATGGTTTCTACTGCGATCAGTTTACTCCTAACTCAAACAATAAACCAAAGATGTGGACCGAGAACTGGAGTGGATGGTGAGTATCATGGTTCTTTTACTTTACCATAATGTTCTTCTCCAACTCACTTTCTTGTATGTCCGGACGACCAGGTTCCTTGGTTTTGGAGATCCTACACCTTATAGACCAGTTGAAGATCTTGCATTTGCAGTTGCGATATTTTACCAACGAAGTGGAACTTTCCAGAACTACTACAtggtaataaaataaaactcaCAGGAAGAGAAGCCAGATTGTTTCCTCTATTAAGTTTCAACTTTTTGGATGTTATTAATCTGCTAGAGCTTGTCTTATTTCAGTATCATGGTGGAACAAACTTTGAAAGAACAAGTGGAGGACCTTTAATCTCTACTAGTTATGACTATGATGCTCCAATAGATGAGTATGGTAAAGGATTCTTACCACTATATATGTATGTCTTTGTTTATTTTTCCTCTTGgatgtttatttgttttcttggcAGGACTTGTTAGACAACCCAAATGGGGACACTTACGAGATCTACACAAGGCTATCAAGCTTTGTGAAGACGCCTTGTTAGCCACAGATCCAACAGTCACTTCTTTGGGTTCAAATTTGGTGGTAATAACAATATAACTTCATGTCACTCCCctcttttgttttaaaacatttgtttgttgacttatgtacatatatatcaCAGGCATCTGAGTATAAAACATCATCTGGATTATGCGCTGCTTTTCTTGCAAACATTGGCACGGAATCTGATGCAACTGTGACTTTCAATGGGAACTCATATCACTTGCCTGCATGGTCCATAAGCATCTTGCCGGATTGCAAAAACGTAGCTTTCAACACAGCAAAGGTATGTTCATATTGTTGAGATCATCACAACACTTATCATATTCCCACATGGCAGCAACTGATACTAATCTTGAAATGTTAGATAAATGCTGCAACTGAGTCTACCACATTTGCTCGTCAAGCATTAAAGCCTAATGCTGATTCGTCTGAGGAGTTAGGTTCACAATGGAGCTACATTAAAGAACCTATTGGAATCTCAAAAGCAGATGCATTTGTGAAACCTGGATTGTTAGAGCAGATCAACACAACAGCTGATGAAAGTGACTACTTGTGGTACTCCCTGAGGTAGAGTAGGCCTGAGCCAGTAACTTCTCCTCATACAAAAGATTATTGATTAACAGAGGTTTTACCATGTGCTTTAATCTAAAACAGGATGGACATTAAAGGCGATGAGACTTTCCTTGACGAAGGATCTAAAGCCGTCCTTCACGTCCAGTCCATAGGCCAAGTGGTTTATGCTTTTATAAATGGAAAACTTGCcggtatatatatgttactctTGAGTTTTTCACAAACAGTTGCAATAAATTTTGCACCTGAGTTTCTTGACAAGACCATTGATCCTTGGTTGTAGGAAGTGGAAATGGCAAACAAAAGATTTCTTTGGACATCCCAATTAATCTTGTCACCGGGAAGAACACAATTGATCTTCTTAGTGTGACCGTTGGGCTTGCGGTAGGTTCTATTCACCAACACATTACTgcacaaaaatgtttattaggCATGATTAACTCAACCAGCTTAGCTTAACTTATTCCTCAGAACTATGGAGCTTTCTTTGACTTATTTGGAGCAGGAATAACCGGTCCTGTGACGCTTAAAAGCGCAAAGAGTGGTAGCTCAATCGATTTGTCTTCACAGCAGTGGACTTATCAGGTCTGTTGCATTTATTTGAATAAACCACAAGAATGTCTTGTGCTACCTCCGACTTAATGGTTGTTGATCAATAGGTTGGACTCAAAGGGGAAGACACAAATTTAGGAAGTGGAGATTCTTCTGAATGGGTTTCAAAGTCTCCTTTGCCCACTATGCAGCCACTGGTTTGGTACAAGGTGATGCATGATAACTGATACACCAACAAAAACATTAGATATATTTaccaaaacatatattattgttACTGTCTAACAATCACTTGTTATATTTCTCAGACAACATTTGATGCTCCTTCTGGGAGTGATCCAGTAGCTATAGACTTCACAGGTACAGGAAAAGGCATTGCGTGGGTGAACGGACAGAGTATAGGTCGGTACTGGCCAACCAGTATTGCAAGAAACAATGGTTGCACAGATTTGTGTAACTACAGAGGATCTTACAGTTCCAACAAATGCCTCAAGAACTGTGGAAAACCTTCACAGACATTGTAAGTACTAGGCTTGCAGATTCGGTTAGTTCTGTTTAAGTCGGGTTGGTTAGTTTGATTGTTTTGGTTAATTCGCTAATTGAAAAGAGCTACCGAATTGAACCGAGATCAGTTACGGTTTGGTTTCGGCTAATTCGATTTTCCATTTAAGATCTGataattttggttatttttttgttaggtcgattcaaattatttataaatcgggttggttttaatttttttttttaattataaaaccgcaaaataattttgaaaactagAGTTCATAGCTATAAAAAATGTGGTTCGGTTGAACCGAATCCTAATTGTCTCTTGTTGGTTTGCAGGTATCACGTGCCTCGCTCGTGGATAAAACCAAGCGGGAACACTCTTGTTCTGTTGGAAGAGATGGGAGGAGATCCGACAAAGATATCATTCGCTACAAAACAAACAGGAAGCAGTTTGTGTTTGACGGTGTCACAATCTCATCCTGCTCCGGTGGACTCGTGGGCTTCTGATTCAAAGATCTTAAACAGAACCAGCCCGGTTCTTTCCTTAAAATGCCCTGTCTCCACTCATGTGATCACTTCTATAAATTTTGCAAGCTTTGGTACACCCACAGGCACTTGTGGTAGTTTCAGCCATGGCCGTTGCAATAGCCCTCGTTCTCTCTCCATCGTCCGCAAGGTCTTAAATATagtattttctctttatttttttcccCTCGAGCTTCActcataaatttatttatatatggagTTTGTAATTTGGCAGGCATGTGTTGGATCGAGGAGTTGCAAAGTTGAAGTC of the Brassica rapa cultivar Chiifu-401-42 chromosome A03, CAAS_Brap_v3.01, whole genome shotgun sequence genome contains:
- the LOC103858295 gene encoding beta-galactosidase 8, translating into MVRVRKIEIVSCLLLQIVVAATAANVTYDHRALVIDGKRKILISGSIHYPRSTPEMWPDLIQKSKDGGLDVIETYVFWNGHEPHKNKYNFEGRYDLVKFVKLVAKAGLYVHLRIGPYACAEWNYGGFPVWLHFIPGIKFRTDNEPFKAEMQRFTAKIVDLMKQEKLYASQGGPIILSQIENEYGNVDSSYGAAGKSYMKWSASMALSLDTGVPWNMCQQGDAPDPIINTCNGFYCDQFTPNSNNKPKMWTENWSGWFLGFGDPTPYRPVEDLAFAVAIFYQRSGTFQNYYMYHGGTNFERTSGGPLISTSYDYDAPIDEYGLVRQPKWGHLRDLHKAIKLCEDALLATDPTVTSLGSNLVASEYKTSSGLCAAFLANIGTESDATVTFNGNSYHLPAWSISILPDCKNVAFNTAKINAATESTTFARQALKPNADSSEELGSQWSYIKEPIGISKADAFVKPGLLEQINTTADESDYLWYSLRMDIKGDETFLDEGSKAVLHVQSIGQVVYAFINGKLAGSGNGKQKISLDIPINLVTGKNTIDLLSVTVGLANYGAFFDLFGAGITGPVTLKSAKSGSSIDLSSQQWTYQVGLKGEDTNLGSGDSSEWVSKSPLPTMQPLVWYKTTFDAPSGSDPVAIDFTGTGKGIAWVNGQSIGRYWPTSIARNNGCTDLCNYRGSYSSNKCLKNCGKPSQTLYHVPRSWIKPSGNTLVLLEEMGGDPTKISFATKQTGSSLCLTVSQSHPAPVDSWASDSKILNRTSPVLSLKCPVSTHVITSINFASFGTPTGTCGSFSHGRCNSPRSLSIVRKACVGSRSCKVEVSTRVFGDPCRSLAKSLAVEASCS
- the LOC103858294 gene encoding uncharacterized CRM domain-containing protein At3g25440, chloroplastic; this encodes MAIAFARTLQRASSSLLRSSYPLLISARSIPQSRDLACSTSTFFQPTISTICRRNFSHGTVNLVISEGKPKFETRELDPPKKWKWLTKKRLKLKRKKEREERNAANRKDPRRLTVKGKKKRKFANPEERIKHKLERAKIKEASLVEKLKRYEVAKVQGPEVRPHEITGEERFYLKKMGQKRSNYVPIGRRGVFGGVILNMHMHWKKHETVKVICNNSKPGQVQQYAEELAKLSGGVPVNIIGDDTIVFYRGKGYVQPKVMSPIDTLSKKRAYEKSKYEQSLESVRHFIAIAEKELELYYRHVALYDDPSNRNPLSVLDDSPLDSCDHHRNRLYMSCSDTEADSEDEEESDEEAQ